gctaatatataggtTATGGCGGAggataaagaaaaaaagtacgatataaaaaaaatattagatttatagtttaataaagattatttaaagtatttaattaattaattaaaatatttaattataaataatttataaaaactataaatatattttaattacttaaaaaaactaaaagaattttattaataatatttaaattaactAAAatctaaataaataaaaaataatttaagCGTAAAAGGACTTTACCGGGCCCTCTTAAGtttaaaaaaactttaataaaattcGAACTTACGCTtttagtaaaataattaatatattatatactatattacGAGGttaaaaagtataaagaggattaaatataaataatactatacgctttaattactttaaaaggtaaaaagtatattattagCGGTATCCTACGTAATTAAGAAAGAAAGACTAACTATACCGGAATTAAAAGAAAGATCGGTAAATTAATTAAGGCTTAAAGTAGGAtttaaaaaggaaaaagttaaagtaaaagtaatagtaaaagaaaaagtaacGGAGGTATTCGTTACCGGTAAGCTATACGGGATAGTAAGCCGCACGGAggactctctctcttcttccttaAAGAGGCGAGATTCGCGACGAAAGGTAATAAAGGCTTGTATTTCGAAGGTACGTAATTATACTTTAAAACGAAGGAACTTACTTAAAGTAATTTATTTTTCGGTATCTAAACGTTTTTTCTCCTTAATAAAAGGATAGACTATAGGGTTAGTAAAGAAGCGTACGGTAGTCTAAAAAAAGACTTACGATCtatactataaatattatagtaggAGCGACTCGACTTAATATACGGAAGGCATCGGTCCTATCGAAAGGAAGCTACgtatttaaaattattttttttataataggTATATTCGGGTATAATAAAGCCGAATTttttaaagaaaagtatttaattacGGCGACGGTTAGTATTTATATAAATAGGTTTCTttatacggttaaatataacGGTaggataaaaaaaaaaaatttattaTAGGGGTACTATAGGAAAAGGGGATTAAAGATTATTTTAAGAATATAGTTGCCGGGACGTCGACCTAGGAAGAgaagtattatattatagttaattTAACGGTAAGCTACGTAATATATAaggcgcggggcgtccctaACTAATTATTAAGAAAACTAGAAAGTAATTAATTAAGGCTAGCTAAAAGTATTACGGCGCTAAGAGACCTAAGTAGTCTGTAGGATGTAAAATGCTACGGGTAATCGAAGGTATAGCACGATAAGTACTTTGTAAAATGTAAAGTGCTAGGAATAATCGGGGCCGTAGTAGGGCGAGTACCttagggccccgaggtctatatatacggaggaactggctagtgtagatagatagttccgcagtatataaTTCAAATTATATTCACGGCATTTTATATTTACATTGAGATATCTTATCGTACAATGtctagctataccgaaccaggattattcaaaagtagccttcaaccggtatcccttttagaggttctggataggggttcgttataaatattttttaaaataaataattatttttatataattaatgaATAATGaaagaaatattaaatttacaTTGAAAATATAGTAGTTCAATATAGActttataaaattaattttcaatatattaaagatacacatatttttatattatttttaaaaaataataaaagtgAATAATGAAAAGAAAGATAGgagtatataataataatatttaatttaaaagttattttaatttatttattaattatattaaagtagtaaaaaagtaatttaaaatttaatataaatatattaaagtaagGGTTAGTAGAAGCTTagattttttttaatatctgaagcttatatattatatataatataaattttaaaatatatttcaaattatttttatatatttgaTTATATATGaatttaataaataatatatattttatcAAAATATTTTCATATTagttttaaatatattatataactataaatatactttttataaagAATTATTTTtgttattaaaatattaaaatatacATTATATTAATagaaattataataatacataatactatttaattatacaaattaaaatatttaatttaaatataattcaTTTATGAAATCATATTctaaaactttaattttaatttaataataataatatgATTAAATTAAGGCTAATTTAATATAGCTTTAATATGAGGAGTTTAAATAGGGGAAGGGTAAGTTATATTagaataaattatattaataatattttaaataataaagttatgAAAAATGATTCAAagattaataattaaataatatatagggcctttaataaaaataaaaaaaattaagaatattattaattttttttttaaattttataaaGAAGGTTTTAATATTAAGgaatataatataatatttttaaaccttcattttttattaataatacctttttaaaaatatataaaggcctgaatttatttataaaacTCTTTCATTTTTATgtatatataaaatttatGAAaacttttaatattattttttttaaaaaatatattaagtaaattaattaaagatttattaatattaataattttaaatataagtttTAAGTATAattatgacgaacccctatccagaacctctgaaagggatactggttaaaggctacttctaaataatcctggttcggtacagctaaacagcgtacaacaatggcttgtctcgatcacaacagtttagataccaacgattgtgacttgtattgcatactgcggaactgtctatccacaccagccagttcctccgtatatatagacctcggggccctgaggtgctcgccctgctacggccccgatcactcctagcacattgcatcctgcgaagtgctcgtcgtgctatcatcccgagcatcttgcatcctgcagagtgctcgtgcttcttggcgccatagcacttttggccagccttgattggctgcctcctgatttccctaatgattggctagggacgccccgcgccccacgTACTGCacgacctgccgttgggttaactgtgacacttAGCcgtttattttttaaaatctGCTTGCCCTCTGTCCTAAGTATATTGGATAACTTGTACTTAATAAACTGCCATCAAACCAGTTAGCTTAGGCTAGTCGATTAaagaaataatatatatatatatattcgTAACCGAGAGTATAATACTTTTTAGGAATAGTATCATTTTTATAACGCTAGCCCGCCATAAACTATTTccaatatattataatagtTCCTTCCGCTAGGTTTGAGTTATCTTCCGCACTATTAATactaaatataatatttctaGCCCAATCCCAAAAAGACCCAAGAAGGAAGGCTACGTTGACGTTCACAAGAAGCCCGAACCTCTCACCTGGGTAGTGTTTGAGCCCGTCTTTGAAGCCTGTATAAGATTCCTCCATCCAGTGCGTAATGGGactggtgttgtcgtcacCCCGTGTGAATGTGAAGatttttctgtttctgtcGTCCTCTCCCAAGGTGATGAACCATTCGCACAACTTGACAACATTAACGAGAAGTTCCATGTCATTGAAACCGTCTACAACAAGTCCCATCCTGCTATTTAATAGGACAAGCTCAAGCCAGGCAGCAAACATCGTGGTCGTCCTCCATAGCAATGGTGGCTTATCCTGAAACAAAGCCTGCCACGAAACGGCGCGTCTACTCGGAATGATGTTTCCAGTACGAAGCAGATAAGACACCGTATTGAAAGAACTTCTGAGGCGTTTTGTTCTTTCGTATATTGAATACCACAAGAAAGACGACGCGTGCCGTGTGTGCAGCGCAGTGAATAGCAGGTAAGTCCGGTAGCTTGATGAAAATGAACCAAAGGCTTTCTCATTATGCTCGATGTCATGTATGAACCACGGTGTAGGAGCCCATTGTGCCATTACACCAAGGAAAGTAGTTTGTAAAGCAGAGAGGGCCTGGAAGAACCATCGAGATTTCTGGGAAATACGGCGGAGTTGGTGAATGAAGCATATGAAATTGACCCCATATTTGAGCTCCATTGATGTCCCATTTATGGAAGAAGCTCCTGAAACGAATAGTGAGACAGGGTTCTGCTCGTACCTCATGCCCCAAGATAGCTGGCTGATGACTGAGACGAGACTCTCATTGCCACAAGGGACGGTTTCGGATACATAACCTTTGGGGTCGAAAAAAGCGGCCATCTCAAGATAGGCTTCCATGAGGCTCAAAGTACGATCTGCCGGTGTAGAGCTGTCATATTTAAGTATCGCTGACCTTGCACGGTTTCTTTAAGAAAGTCCTTGGCCGAGCGATGGATGAAGTTGATCTTCGGCCTTACGTTTGGCTTGGACTCAGAGACTTCAACCAAGCCAGCAGATCGGGCCACAATTTCCCTCCCAAATTTTGAACGACTCTTGATGAACTGATCACCAGCCATGGCAACATTGCTTTGATCGTTTATCATCGCAGATCGGAACGCGGCATTGTTGGCTAGGAATATGGCAGTGGCACCCCCGTCCGGTCCAAAGCACCCTCCAAACGCAACACCGTACTCATCgtgattgagaaggaggttgaggtacCTCGCGGCCTCTTCGCGATACACCTGGTTATCTTCATTGTGCCGGTTCCACTTATCCTGGTACAGTGCGTTCAGGCCGTCGGGTAAAGCGTCCAGTCGTCGTTGAAGCTCATCCGGTGAATCCTCATGAACTAAACCCCTTTGAAGACTTTTCACGGTCAGCGCCGCCCATAAGAAAACGCCATCTGCCCTGTAGGCAATCTCGCCGATCAAATCACGGAATGAATCTGAACGCTCAAACTTGGCAGCTGTGCAAGATCGCCGCTGCTCCTTGGCAAAGCTTTTAATGTCGCGTCTTGTGAGGTCCTGGACTCGAAACGACGGTCTTATACTTAGTTGCCGATTGAAGATTACCTCCGGGCGACTCGATGCGCAAACCTTCATGTTTGGAAGCGTGCATATATCATTGACAAGTTGCAAGAGTGCAAAAGATCCGTCGGAAGGATCGACTTGGTCGAGGCCATCGAGGAATATGAGGGCCGGTACGCACGAGCTTGCGAGAACATGAAGAAGTGTTTCCCGCAACTCCTTTGTTGACCAATCAGTGTAAACCTCCTTTGACTTTGCTTTGCTGGAGCCAAGCTGCCGGACGATATCAATGTAGACTTCCACACGTTCGCTAACCAGCTGGTATAGCAAAGAGCACAGGAGTCCCCTGATACTTCGTTCCATCTCTtggccagccagccagaaGAAGTGGGAGATCATTAGAGCTCCAGGGTAAGCCAGCTCTAGATGTCTCCTTGTCCGGTGATCGTGGAGCAGGAATTTCATCAATGTGCTCTTTCCAGATCCTGGCTTGCCACTAATCCAGAAAAGTGGTTCATTGACGGATGTAAGCCATTCAACGAGACCAACCGacacttcttcttcgtcactCGAATCCTCATGTACGCTCTCAATGTCGCTTCCATACTGGCTAGTTCCGTCAGATCCAACATCGTCAAGCCCAGAGCCTTCAGAAGAACTGTCGTCGGATGTTTCTGCATTGGCTGATGTTCTAAACACCCACTCAAACGTTGTGATGTAGCTATCGGTGACATTGTTCCGTCGTTCGTTCATGCTTGGGTACTTCAAGCTTGCTAAAAGCCGTTGCAGGTCGTCACGTTTGGCGAGAAGAGCTGATTCTTCTTGCAGTCGCGTAGAAAGCTGGGAAACATGTtggcgtgtgtgtgtggacTCGCTAGCTattttggtgttgaggttaCCGAACTCGTTGTTGAACAGCTCTGTTAACTGCGTGTGGCCTTGCGAGCGAGCGTTGATGAAGTGCTGCAAAGTACTCTCCAGACCAGAAAAGCCTCGACTAGCCTGGATCTC
This genomic stretch from Podospora bellae-mahoneyi strain CBS 112042 chromosome 1 map unlocalized CBS112042p_1.2, whole genome shotgun sequence harbors:
- a CDS encoding uncharacterized protein (antiSMASH:Cluster_1; EggNog:ENOG503P2AC; COG:S), producing MSGMQAFSLACGVMQVITFAELTFATCRKILKTGTPDPTLNDRVQDLKGFCEIVEKRCTPLIPMKLNANETKLLAIATRSVGAAQELEAEIAKICPSSSRGKLSTSLLETMKVLIHRRKIEKLEKTMMDGTQGKALEIQASRGFSGLESTLQHFINARSQGHTQLTELFNNEFGNLNTKIASESTHTRQHVSQLSTRLQEESALLAKRDDLQRLLASLKYPSMNERRNNVTDSYITTFEWVFRTSANAETSDDSSSEGSGLDDVGSDGTSQYGSDIESVHEDSSDEEEVSVGLVEWLTSVNEPLFWISGKPGSGKSTLMKFLLHDHRTRRHLELAYPGALMISHFFWLAGQEMERSIRGLLCSLLYQLVSERVEVYIDIVRQLGSSKAKSKEVYTDWSTKELRETLLHVLASSCVPALIFLDGLDQVDPSDGSFALLQLVNDICTLPNMKVCASSRPEVIFNRQLSIRPSFRVQDLTRRDIKSFAKEQRRSCTAAKFERSDSFRDLIGEIAYRADGVFLWAALTVKSLQRGLVHEDSPDELQRRLDALPDGLNALYQDKWNRHNEDNQVYREEAARYLNLLLNHDEYGVAFGGCFGPDGGATAIFLANNAAFRSAMINDQSNVAMAGDQFIKSRSKFGREIVARSAGLVEVSESKPNV